The Leptospirales bacterium genome has a window encoding:
- a CDS encoding c-type cytochrome — protein sequence MAVKSKGVVAALLAIGAVLASGLLLRVDSTASGEPGALETALMRRLRRWLTPEQLIRTPNPAANDAATLRRARLHYADHCAFCHGADGAGGQFHFYPPAPDLRQGTQQLSDGEIYFAIASGIRFSGMPAFGDGSANDLESWELVRLIRALPQLSPQELQEIAERSPQGVRLLRERREEEEFLHAP from the coding sequence ATGGCGGTGAAAAGCAAGGGAGTTGTTGCGGCGCTGCTGGCAATCGGCGCAGTCCTTGCGTCAGGCCTGCTGCTGCGTGTCGATAGCACCGCCAGCGGCGAGCCGGGCGCTCTGGAAACGGCGCTCATGCGTCGCCTTCGTCGCTGGCTGACGCCCGAGCAGTTGATCCGGACGCCAAATCCGGCTGCTAACGATGCGGCGACTCTACGGCGCGCGCGGTTGCACTACGCGGATCATTGCGCCTTCTGCCACGGCGCCGACGGCGCAGGCGGACAATTTCACTTTTATCCGCCTGCGCCGGATTTGCGCCAGGGCACACAGCAGCTGAGCGACGGCGAAATCTACTTTGCGATTGCCAGCGGCATTCGCTTTTCAGGCATGCCAGCCTTTGGCGATGGCAGCGCCAACGATCTGGAAAGCTGGGAGCTGGTGCGTCTTATTCGCGCTTTGCCGCAGCTAAGTCCGCAAGAGCTGCAGGAAATCGCTGAACGATCGCCACAGGGCGTACGTTTGCTGCGCGAGCGGCGCGAAGAGGAGGAATTTCTTCATGCACCGTAG
- a CDS encoding response regulator — MKVTETKQTKQETEEFSEILGTTDISRICGVTTQTVQSWIDRGVLRAFRTPGGHRRVKREDFIEFLHKFQFPAASRAPAVSRRILVADDDNQLRDSIKTVISRSYPEAKIVPCGTGPEALIQMGLSRPDLAILDIFMPGLSGVEIVEKIARTPEFKHTKVIIITGHKNKTPEARLREMGVAAVLYKPFSAADFKQALDSALRAISG; from the coding sequence ATGAAAGTAACAGAAACAAAGCAAACAAAGCAAGAAACCGAGGAATTCTCTGAGATCCTGGGGACTACGGACATCAGCCGGATTTGTGGGGTCACCACGCAGACGGTCCAGAGCTGGATTGATCGCGGCGTCTTACGCGCCTTTCGCACGCCGGGCGGCCACCGGCGCGTAAAGCGCGAGGATTTCATCGAATTCTTACACAAGTTCCAGTTTCCGGCGGCCAGCCGTGCACCGGCCGTCTCCCGGCGCATCCTGGTAGCTGACGATGATAATCAGCTGCGCGATTCGATTAAGACTGTAATCAGCCGCAGCTACCCGGAAGCGAAAATCGTTCCCTGTGGCACCGGTCCAGAGGCGCTGATTCAAATGGGCCTTTCTCGCCCCGATCTGGCCATTCTGGACATTTTCATGCCAGGGCTGTCCGGAGTTGAGATTGTCGAGAAAATCGCCAGAACGCCAGAATTCAAGCACACCAAAGTGATCATCATCACCGGCCATAAAAACAAAACGCCGGAGGCGCGTTTGCGCGAGATGGGCGTTGCGGCGGTACTTTACAAGCCCTTCAGCGCGGCCGATTTCAAGCAGGCGCTGGATTCAGCACTGCGCGCCATTTCTGGCTGA
- the dapF gene encoding diaminopimelate epimerase has translation MSDWIEFVKMEGTGNDYLFLDTRRVPAPAFSPAEISFLSDRRRGVGGDGLVLIGPSARAAGRMQMWNADGSSSAMCGNALRCIALYLARDLGCDDLTLESDVGLHQAHVDREHNQARVQLPPPSFAAQTIPFLSEQSDAPLHLSGPLITATLQAAGRNYEALLVSMGNPHAVIFVEDVEAIAIEEIGPLLENHRAFPQRCNIEFVQTMGYGEFRQRTWERGSGETLACGSGACAVHVAASLSGRSSAESRIALRGGELRAAWNPEARSEGVWLSGEVRRCFEGRFDLPALRSSAASAASAGLAQ, from the coding sequence ATGTCCGACTGGATCGAGTTTGTGAAAATGGAGGGAACCGGGAACGACTATCTATTCCTGGATACGCGGCGTGTCCCGGCGCCGGCCTTCAGCCCTGCGGAGATTAGCTTCCTGTCGGACCGGCGTCGCGGCGTGGGCGGCGATGGTCTGGTGCTGATAGGCCCTTCCGCCAGAGCTGCAGGCCGAATGCAGATGTGGAATGCTGATGGCTCATCCTCGGCCATGTGCGGCAATGCGCTGCGTTGCATTGCCCTCTACCTTGCGCGTGATCTGGGCTGCGATGATCTGACGCTGGAGAGCGACGTTGGCCTGCACCAGGCGCATGTCGATCGAGAACACAACCAGGCCCGCGTTCAGCTGCCGCCGCCGTCCTTTGCGGCCCAGACCATTCCATTCCTGTCGGAGCAAAGCGATGCGCCTTTACATTTGAGCGGTCCCCTGATTACAGCAACGCTGCAGGCTGCAGGGCGCAACTATGAGGCGCTGCTGGTATCCATGGGCAACCCGCACGCTGTGATCTTTGTCGAAGATGTTGAGGCGATTGCTATCGAGGAGATCGGGCCGTTGCTGGAAAACCACCGCGCCTTTCCTCAGCGCTGCAACATCGAGTTTGTGCAGACGATGGGCTATGGAGAATTCCGCCAGCGCACCTGGGAACGAGGCAGCGGCGAAACCCTGGCCTGTGGCAGCGGGGCCTGTGCCGTCCATGTTGCGGCATCGCTCAGCGGGCGCAGCTCCGCCGAATCGCGAATTGCACTGCGTGGCGGCGAATTGCGAGCCGCCTGGAATCCGGAGGCCAGAAGCGAAGGGGTATGGCTCAGCGGCGAAGTGCGTCGTTGCTTTGAAGGTCGCTTTGATTTGCCGGCTCTGCGCAGCAGTGCGGCCAGTGCGGCCAGTGCGGGGCTGGCGCAATGA
- a CDS encoding ABC transporter permease, which produces MQAAWKILYWREVRSYFNTPIGYVFAVICLFLNFAFFFLGIFDIVPAFWRANEATIRGYLTLLPVTFILFVPAITMRIWAEERKSGTIELLSTLPFRDIELVLAKFLAALSYVAGLVLASLPLALSVALIGSNFDWGALLAMYTGSILMAGAYVSAGMVISALTREQIVAFILICVMSLAMFLINFYIISQHAGSFAQVIGFLSFSYHYESFARGLVQFSDVFYFASFTALMLGLNIWILRRER; this is translated from the coding sequence ATGCAAGCGGCCTGGAAAATACTCTACTGGCGCGAAGTGCGCAGCTATTTCAATACCCCAATAGGCTACGTTTTTGCCGTCATCTGTCTGTTTCTGAACTTCGCCTTCTTCTTTCTTGGGATATTCGATATCGTGCCTGCATTCTGGCGGGCTAATGAAGCGACCATTCGCGGCTACCTGACGCTCTTGCCAGTCACCTTCATTTTGTTTGTGCCGGCCATCACCATGCGCATCTGGGCGGAGGAGCGCAAGAGCGGCACCATTGAACTGTTGAGCACCCTGCCGTTTCGAGACATTGAGCTGGTGCTGGCCAAATTCCTGGCGGCGCTCAGCTACGTGGCGGGATTGGTGCTGGCCTCCTTGCCGCTGGCGCTAAGCGTTGCTTTGATTGGCAGCAATTTCGATTGGGGCGCCCTGCTCGCTATGTACACAGGCTCCATATTGATGGCCGGGGCCTATGTCAGCGCCGGCATGGTGATTTCGGCTCTGACCAGGGAACAAATCGTCGCCTTTATTCTGATCTGCGTGATGAGCCTTGCGATGTTCTTAATCAATTTTTATATTATCTCTCAGCATGCCGGTTCTTTTGCGCAGGTCATTGGTTTTCTTTCCTTTAGCTATCACTATGAGTCCTTTGCGCGAGGACTCGTTCAATTTAGCGATGTTTTCTATTTTGCCAGCTTTACGGCTTTGATGCTGGGGCTGAATATCTGGATACTGCGGAGAGAGCGATGA
- a CDS encoding DUF4340 domain-containing protein: protein MSELLQRLRRNAGVLALLLNLGLASVLYFQYNPLNLIATGYQAADPLLEAYQEDVQTLRILDPDLGSDNVVALVRGEQLPPDQWKDPPPAEESAWQKFKRSVLKREHPEYAWQLVQQRAGGEVQFGADPDRIRDLFTALRDARRYYGVDRSPERDRDLEMGKDSRGRYANLRIETVSPSGEKHTLFIGRAAASGAESYVRLDEESVIFQVATNLRSVLGGGDMDYFRDRRVLPLEWKRESLTGLHLQVRGQSLALQFESGNWRLPASPGIKIKNEEVNLIAGDIFAWRAQSFPATAPADLDQRFAGVLRLELAAREAASTTPPQILEYQILGRRNFSSYVLRTAAGAMVEVNSIYLEDLYDPARKLVDTQAPAP, encoded by the coding sequence ATGTCTGAGCTCTTGCAGAGGTTGCGTCGCAATGCAGGGGTTCTGGCCTTGCTGTTGAATCTCGGTCTGGCCAGCGTTCTCTATTTCCAGTACAATCCGCTGAACCTGATTGCTACTGGCTACCAGGCGGCGGACCCGCTGCTGGAGGCCTACCAGGAAGATGTGCAAACCTTGCGCATCCTGGATCCGGATCTGGGTTCCGACAATGTTGTAGCTCTGGTGCGCGGCGAACAATTGCCGCCAGACCAATGGAAAGATCCGCCGCCAGCGGAAGAAAGCGCCTGGCAGAAATTCAAGCGCAGCGTACTGAAGCGCGAGCATCCGGAGTACGCCTGGCAGCTGGTGCAACAGCGCGCCGGCGGCGAAGTGCAATTTGGCGCAGATCCTGATCGCATTCGCGATCTTTTCACAGCCTTGCGCGACGCCCGTCGTTACTATGGCGTCGATCGAAGCCCGGAGCGCGATCGCGACCTGGAGATGGGCAAGGATTCTCGCGGTCGCTATGCCAACTTGCGCATCGAAACCGTTTCCCCCAGCGGCGAAAAGCATACGCTTTTCATTGGACGCGCGGCGGCCAGCGGGGCCGAAAGCTACGTGCGACTCGATGAGGAGTCCGTGATTTTCCAGGTGGCAACCAATCTGCGCAGCGTGCTTGGCGGCGGAGACATGGACTATTTTCGCGACCGCCGCGTCTTGCCGCTGGAGTGGAAGCGCGAGAGTTTGACTGGCCTGCATCTGCAAGTTCGCGGTCAGTCGCTGGCGCTGCAATTCGAGAGCGGCAACTGGCGCCTGCCGGCCAGTCCGGGGATCAAAATCAAAAATGAAGAAGTCAATCTGATTGCCGGCGATATCTTTGCCTGGCGGGCGCAGAGTTTTCCCGCCACGGCGCCAGCCGACCTGGACCAGCGTTTTGCCGGCGTGTTGCGGCTGGAACTTGCGGCGCGCGAGGCCGCGTCTACGACGCCGCCGCAAATCCTGGAATACCAGATCCTGGGACGTCGCAACTTCAGCAGTTACGTATTGCGCACGGCGGCCGGCGCAATGGTCGAGGTTAATTCGATCTATCTGGAAGATCTCTACGACCCGGCGCGCAAGCTGGTGGACACACAGGCGCCGGCGCCGTAA
- a CDS encoding ATP-binding cassette domain-containing protein, translating to MIEVAKVSKSYGDFQALSSIDFKIDRQHGITALLGPNGAGKTTTLRLITGYLQATSGEIRVGGISVDDEQRRVEVKRLIGYLPESTALYPEMLISEYLEFMGRVRGLDGETLERRAEEMVGELELGSHYYSPLGILSKGFKQRVALAGALIHDPPYVILDEPTSGLDPNQIAHIRALIKKLGKKSILILSTHILAEVEDICDRVIIMSRGRIVADQPAHELRAAHASCMLVARGEGIAARLKECPIVSAAEKRERPDLPEGFQAIVCQLRDDRPEELFAFVARQGWEVRELAPLTRSLQEVFSELTR from the coding sequence ATGATTGAGGTAGCGAAGGTCTCCAAATCCTACGGCGATTTTCAAGCGCTCTCCAGCATCGACTTCAAGATTGATCGCCAGCATGGCATCACTGCATTGCTGGGCCCCAATGGCGCCGGAAAGACGACAACGCTGCGCTTGATCACCGGTTATTTGCAGGCCACGTCCGGAGAAATTCGCGTCGGCGGCATTTCTGTGGACGATGAGCAGCGGCGGGTTGAAGTCAAGCGGCTGATCGGCTATTTGCCGGAGTCCACAGCTCTGTATCCGGAGATGCTTATTTCTGAGTACCTCGAGTTCATGGGCCGCGTTCGCGGGCTGGATGGCGAAACGCTGGAGCGGCGCGCGGAGGAAATGGTCGGGGAGCTGGAGCTTGGCTCCCATTACTATTCGCCCCTGGGTATTCTCTCCAAGGGTTTCAAACAACGCGTGGCTCTGGCCGGCGCCCTGATCCACGATCCGCCTTACGTCATACTCGATGAACCAACCTCTGGCCTTGATCCCAATCAGATCGCACATATTCGCGCCTTGATCAAGAAACTGGGCAAGAAGAGCATATTGATACTTTCCACGCACATCCTGGCCGAAGTCGAAGACATATGCGATCGAGTGATCATTATGAGCCGCGGTCGGATCGTCGCCGATCAGCCGGCTCACGAATTGCGAGCCGCGCATGCCAGCTGTATGCTGGTAGCTCGCGGCGAGGGCATTGCGGCGCGTCTCAAAGAGTGTCCGATTGTTAGCGCCGCCGAAAAACGCGAACGCCCGGATCTGCCTGAGGGTTTTCAAGCCATCGTCTGCCAGTTGCGCGATGATCGTCCGGAAGAGCTCTTCGCCTTCGTGGCCCGGCAGGGCTGGGAAGTGCGCGAGCTGGCGCCGCTGACGCGCTCGCTGCAGGAAGTGTTCAGCGAGCTAACCCGGTGA
- a CDS encoding GldG family protein, protein MIESINRSRGFLYINLAIAFLLLNGVLARSGCRLDLTRDRLNSISDSTAKVLASAPEPLLIEAYITRNIPGEYQSGLYPLINSLQEIARVGGDRVRLRMIDPVSDYEREQAQRRGIMPLEVTLQEDFSEQRQGAFFGIYVQQGEKSFTLNLTEGNWFINDLEYRFLRELKRLNRKQDSSGVGIVRGPGLSSTESLSYQASLNSLQKDGASVLKALLEKEYGRVDDISLNERVPGGVRTLLIIGLPRLEQREIYELDQFLLRGGNVLLMAKGFDFDFQDANPQLAQFGLGGAAGFGFASVPQEELKAMNEWLGRYGIIVEPGVILEPSHALPVNDIMGRFVRRVPYPAWAVFSSSDDTLPASLPALQSVRQIVAPWFSTLDLREAAQPNVRYQTLIRSGEEAYRRQSGSLDYEAALQAGRSPGDQVLPESAPVAALARGRFQSAFHRDALPAGADAALFRESQAGATEGSLAVIGTPYMLSDILLRNETGVAVFTLNRAFVLNLLEELNGDSDLAEARARTPQLATISPFFEEYPFLRLLFSSFHILAIPGLLAAYGVLRLYGRNRRRGLEVEATEKKDV, encoded by the coding sequence ATGATTGAGTCCATCAACCGCAGTCGCGGATTTCTCTATATCAATCTGGCGATTGCCTTCCTGTTGCTGAATGGGGTGCTGGCGCGCTCCGGTTGCCGCCTGGATCTTACGCGCGACCGACTCAATTCCATCTCGGACAGCACGGCCAAGGTTCTGGCGTCAGCGCCGGAGCCGCTGCTGATTGAGGCCTACATTACGCGCAATATACCGGGCGAATACCAGTCCGGCCTCTATCCGCTGATCAACTCGCTGCAGGAGATTGCACGTGTCGGCGGCGACCGCGTCCGTTTACGGATGATTGATCCAGTCTCCGACTACGAACGCGAGCAAGCGCAACGCCGGGGTATCATGCCCCTCGAAGTTACGTTGCAAGAGGACTTCTCCGAGCAGCGACAGGGCGCCTTTTTTGGCATCTATGTGCAGCAAGGAGAGAAGAGTTTCACGCTTAATTTGACCGAGGGCAACTGGTTTATCAACGATCTGGAGTATCGTTTTCTGCGCGAATTAAAGCGCCTCAATCGCAAGCAGGATAGCAGCGGAGTTGGCATTGTCCGCGGACCCGGCCTCTCTTCCACTGAATCGCTTTCCTATCAGGCAAGTTTGAACAGTCTGCAGAAGGATGGCGCTTCGGTGCTGAAGGCGCTGCTGGAGAAGGAGTACGGGCGGGTCGATGATATCAGCCTCAACGAACGCGTACCCGGCGGCGTGCGTACGCTCCTGATCATCGGATTGCCGCGTCTCGAACAGCGCGAGATCTACGAGCTGGATCAGTTTTTGCTGCGTGGCGGCAATGTGCTGCTGATGGCCAAGGGCTTTGATTTCGATTTTCAGGACGCCAATCCGCAGCTTGCTCAATTTGGACTGGGCGGCGCCGCCGGCTTTGGCTTCGCCAGCGTTCCCCAGGAAGAACTCAAGGCGATGAACGAATGGCTTGGCCGCTACGGAATCATTGTAGAGCCAGGCGTGATTCTGGAGCCCAGCCATGCTCTCCCGGTGAATGATATCATGGGGCGTTTTGTTCGGCGCGTGCCCTATCCGGCGTGGGCCGTTTTCTCGAGCAGCGATGATACGCTGCCGGCGTCCTTACCTGCGCTGCAGTCTGTGCGTCAGATTGTAGCTCCCTGGTTTTCGACGCTGGATCTGCGCGAGGCGGCGCAGCCAAACGTTCGCTACCAGACGCTCATTCGCAGCGGCGAAGAGGCCTACCGACGCCAGAGCGGCTCGCTGGACTATGAAGCCGCCTTGCAGGCCGGCCGCTCGCCAGGCGATCAAGTTCTTCCGGAATCGGCGCCGGTGGCGGCGCTGGCCCGCGGTCGTTTCCAGAGCGCCTTCCATCGCGATGCATTGCCGGCGGGCGCCGATGCTGCGCTTTTTCGCGAGTCGCAGGCCGGAGCTACCGAAGGCAGTCTGGCCGTCATAGGCACGCCCTATATGCTCAGCGATATCTTACTGCGCAATGAAACCGGCGTAGCCGTCTTCACCTTGAATCGCGCCTTTGTATTGAACCTGCTGGAAGAACTGAATGGCGACTCCGACCTGGCGGAGGCAAGGGCGCGTACGCCGCAGCTGGCTACGATATCGCCTTTCTTTGAGGAATACCCCTTCCTTCGACTGCTCTTCAGCAGCTTTCATATCCTGGCCATTCCCGGCCTGCTTGCTGCATACGGCGTGCTGCGACTCTACGGTCGCAACCGCCGCCGCGGACTGGAAGTTGAGGCAACGGAGAAGAAAGATGTCTGA
- a CDS encoding di-heme enzyme: MAACHSICRRTFVVALYLRAAALAALCALLHSCLIWEAVFPKSEDDLNAELLGLALLASACRPYTPGLPPNTPIPPQPAENCTTPERAELGRHLFYDRRLSGDESMSCASCHQQGLGFTTRAARPNGIAHDAFPTGETHPRNSQSLANVAYFSRLTWANPAFVTLEAQAAAPLFGASGPSTIVELGLSNEGYLDKLRNDPRYLELFRRAYGSADISESRIRRSLAAFERTMLSFNSSYDRFLRGETGAINASAIRGANLFHGETAECFHCHGGFTFSDSVNHPGLPSPELFYHNNGLYLAADYAARPMRERGLIDATGQAGDEGRFRAPSLRNVGMTFPYMHDGSVACNPALAGDADACARDALQLVLNHYMNGGKRDGMGQPHPAVDQTLIRPFGLTAQEQADLIEFLMSLNDSSFLNNPAFSNPQPADSHFGI; encoded by the coding sequence ATGGCCGCTTGCCATAGCATTTGCCGTCGCACCTTCGTCGTCGCCCTCTACCTGAGGGCTGCGGCGCTGGCCGCCTTGTGCGCTTTGCTGCACAGCTGCCTGATATGGGAAGCGGTCTTTCCGAAATCGGAGGACGACCTCAATGCCGAATTACTTGGCCTGGCGCTGCTTGCCAGCGCCTGCAGGCCTTATACGCCAGGGCTGCCGCCGAATACGCCCATTCCGCCGCAGCCCGCGGAAAACTGCACCACGCCGGAGCGGGCCGAGTTGGGCCGTCACTTGTTTTATGACCGACGACTGTCCGGCGACGAATCGATGTCCTGCGCCAGCTGTCATCAGCAAGGCCTTGGATTCACCACCCGGGCCGCGCGACCCAATGGCATTGCCCACGACGCCTTCCCGACGGGCGAGACGCATCCCCGAAACTCACAAAGCCTGGCCAACGTTGCCTACTTCTCGCGCCTGACCTGGGCCAATCCAGCCTTTGTGACTCTGGAAGCACAGGCGGCCGCGCCGCTCTTTGGCGCATCCGGACCCAGCACGATTGTTGAACTTGGTCTAAGCAATGAAGGCTACTTAGACAAGCTGCGCAATGATCCGCGTTATCTGGAGTTGTTTCGGCGCGCCTATGGCAGCGCGGATATCAGCGAGTCACGGATTCGCCGCAGTCTGGCGGCTTTCGAGAGAACAATGTTGAGCTTCAATTCCTCCTACGATCGCTTCTTGCGCGGCGAGACGGGCGCGATCAATGCATCGGCGATACGCGGCGCAAATCTATTTCATGGAGAGACTGCCGAGTGTTTCCATTGCCATGGCGGATTTACCTTCAGCGACTCTGTAAACCATCCTGGCTTGCCGTCGCCGGAGCTTTTCTATCACAACAATGGATTGTATCTTGCCGCCGACTATGCTGCGCGGCCAATGCGCGAACGCGGCTTGATCGATGCAACCGGACAGGCCGGAGACGAAGGTAGGTTCCGAGCGCCATCGCTACGCAATGTAGGAATGACCTTCCCTTATATGCACGATGGCAGCGTCGCCTGCAATCCGGCCCTGGCGGGAGACGCCGACGCTTGCGCGCGCGATGCGCTACAACTGGTTCTGAATCACTACATGAACGGCGGGAAACGCGATGGAATGGGGCAGCCGCATCCAGCGGTAGATCAAACGTTAATCCGACCCTTCGGGCTCACAGCGCAAGAGCAAGCAGACCTGATTGAATTTTTAATGAGTCTGAACGATTCGAGTTTCTTAAACAACCCGGCCTTCAGCAATCCCCAACCGGCCGACTCGCACTTTGGGATATGA
- the hemN gene encoding oxygen-independent coproporphyrinogen III oxidase produces MQALDISLADLRRLEAQSKPGPRYTSYPTALSFSEELGPSEYAAMLEERRALRSPLSLYLHIPFCENICLYCACSVVYTANHRRAAPYIELLKREIALTAAHCGSQRRVEQLHLGGGTPTFLEPQQLLDLISALRDSFDIANNAELSIELDPRVTSDEHLAALAQVGFRRASLGVQDFAPQVQEAIHRQQSEELVANLAADLRRRGFESLNFDLIYGLPRQSEQSFLDTVRRTLALGPDRISLFHFAYLPGVVKHQQRIRAEELPDAEARLRIFYGALQLFLEAGYEAIGMDHFAKPGDELAIAARRGALHRNFQGYTTRGDLDLIGLGLTAIGDLKDAYFQNQRGLSEYEQAIGDGQLATQRGVRLTEEDKLRRAVIQDIMCRASLSFAEIDARFGLDSRRHFQEELRSLHPLIEEGLLRMDDQGLLVNALGRFALRNIAMVFDARLAELNQKAPRFSRTV; encoded by the coding sequence ATGCAGGCCCTCGATATATCGCTGGCCGATTTGCGTCGCCTCGAGGCGCAGAGCAAACCGGGGCCGCGCTACACCAGCTATCCGACAGCCCTGTCATTCAGCGAGGAGCTGGGGCCATCCGAGTACGCGGCAATGCTGGAAGAGCGCCGCGCGCTGCGCTCGCCGCTCTCGCTGTACCTGCACATTCCCTTCTGCGAGAACATCTGCCTCTATTGCGCCTGCAGCGTGGTCTATACTGCCAACCACCGTCGAGCCGCCCCTTACATCGAGCTGCTCAAGCGTGAAATAGCTCTGACAGCCGCTCACTGCGGCTCACAGCGTCGCGTGGAGCAGCTTCATCTGGGCGGCGGCACGCCAACCTTCCTCGAGCCGCAGCAGCTTCTGGACCTGATATCTGCTTTGCGCGACTCCTTTGATATCGCAAACAATGCGGAACTCTCCATCGAATTGGACCCGCGGGTTACCAGCGACGAGCATCTTGCTGCTCTGGCGCAAGTCGGATTTCGCCGCGCATCGTTGGGCGTGCAAGACTTTGCGCCTCAAGTGCAGGAGGCCATTCATCGTCAACAGTCGGAGGAACTGGTGGCGAACCTGGCTGCAGATCTACGGCGTCGCGGCTTCGAAAGCCTGAATTTTGATTTGATCTACGGCCTGCCGCGTCAGAGCGAACAGAGTTTCCTGGATACCGTTCGACGCACGCTGGCCCTTGGCCCCGATCGCATCTCGCTATTTCATTTTGCCTACCTGCCGGGGGTGGTGAAGCACCAGCAGCGAATTCGCGCCGAGGAGTTGCCCGATGCCGAGGCGCGCCTGCGCATCTTCTATGGCGCGTTGCAGCTGTTTCTTGAGGCAGGCTACGAAGCAATTGGCATGGACCATTTTGCGAAGCCCGGAGATGAACTGGCCATTGCGGCGCGGCGCGGCGCATTGCACCGCAACTTTCAAGGGTATACCACGCGCGGCGATCTGGACCTGATCGGTCTCGGTCTCACTGCAATCGGCGACTTGAAAGACGCCTACTTTCAGAATCAGCGCGGATTGTCGGAGTATGAGCAGGCGATCGGCGATGGCCAACTGGCCACGCAGCGCGGAGTACGACTCACCGAAGAGGACAAACTGCGGCGCGCAGTGATTCAGGACATCATGTGTCGCGCTTCGCTGTCTTTTGCTGAGATCGACGCACGCTTTGGCCTCGACAGTCGACGGCATTTTCAAGAGGAGCTACGGTCGTTGCACCCTCTGATTGAGGAGGGCTTGCTCCGAATGGATGATCAGGGCCTGCTGGTAAACGCCCTTGGTCGCTTTGCCCTGCGCAACATTGCCATGGTCTTTGATGCGCGACTTGCCGAACTGAATCAGAAGGCGCCGCGCTTTTCCCGCACCGTCTAA
- a CDS encoding ROK family protein gives MRHLQAVADLHIGVDLGGTKVEAIALDSQGVALFRQRRATPRQSGYRAIVDAVVELAQEAAASSKAQSYSVGIGIPGVIDSRDGRVINANTTELIGHPLQSDLDRAFGFPVAIENDANCFALAEARSGAGRGYDCVFGVIMGTGCGGGIVLQGRTRRGAHGIAGEWGHLSIDPQGPLCWCGQHGCVETVISGSGLQARHRDRCGQDLGAPQIIEAYRRGDAAASASIDEFLNQFGRALGGLISVLDPDCVVLGGGLSAFDELYTEGVVRVRRSAFHPQLQTPIVRNELGDSAGVFGAAWLGAADSGEAHLPSSV, from the coding sequence CTGAGGCACTTACAGGCCGTGGCCGATTTGCATATCGGCGTTGACCTTGGAGGCACCAAGGTTGAGGCGATCGCCCTGGACTCCCAGGGCGTCGCACTTTTTCGGCAGCGGCGAGCGACTCCCAGGCAGTCTGGATACCGGGCTATCGTCGATGCGGTAGTTGAGCTGGCGCAGGAAGCTGCAGCCAGCAGTAAGGCGCAAAGCTACAGCGTCGGCATTGGCATTCCTGGCGTGATCGACAGCCGTGACGGTCGCGTGATCAACGCCAACACGACAGAGCTCATAGGTCATCCGTTACAATCTGATCTTGACCGGGCCTTTGGCTTCCCGGTCGCAATCGAAAACGACGCGAACTGTTTTGCACTGGCTGAGGCGCGCTCCGGCGCCGGCCGCGGCTATGATTGTGTATTTGGCGTAATCATGGGCACCGGCTGCGGCGGCGGCATCGTGTTGCAGGGACGGACGCGGCGCGGCGCCCATGGCATTGCCGGAGAGTGGGGTCATCTGAGCATTGATCCGCAGGGTCCGCTTTGCTGGTGCGGACAACATGGCTGCGTTGAGACTGTAATCAGCGGCTCTGGCCTGCAGGCCCGCCATCGAGATCGTTGCGGGCAGGACCTTGGCGCACCACAGATCATCGAGGCCTATCGCCGGGGCGATGCGGCTGCCAGCGCTTCCATTGATGAGTTTCTCAACCAGTTTGGACGCGCTCTGGGCGGGTTGATCAGCGTTCTCGATCCAGACTGCGTGGTGCTGGGCGGCGGCCTTTCCGCTTTTGACGAACTCTATACTGAAGGTGTAGTGCGTGTGCGGCGCTCTGCATTTCACCCTCAACTGCAAACGCCTATCGTCCGCAATGAGCTGGGCGATTCAGCGGGCGTCTTTGGCGCCGCCTGGCTTGGCGCCGCTGACTCAGGGGAAGCTCATTTGCCTTCCAGTGTTTGA
- a CDS encoding DUF4332 domain-containing protein: MAKLEDIEGIGPVYAEKLKAAGVASTDDLLAQGKTRAGRDKIAAASGITLTLVLKWINHVDLARVNGIGWEFAELLEAAGVDTVPELAQRNAGALATALSSKNEEKKLTRRTPGEDQVKDWIAQAKALPRAIEY; this comes from the coding sequence ATGGCAAAGCTGGAAGACATAGAAGGGATTGGTCCGGTCTACGCGGAAAAGTTGAAGGCCGCCGGCGTCGCCAGCACGGATGATCTTCTTGCGCAGGGTAAGACGCGGGCCGGGCGGGATAAGATCGCGGCCGCCAGCGGAATCACGCTCACCCTGGTCTTGAAGTGGATCAACCATGTCGATCTGGCGCGAGTCAATGGCATCGGCTGGGAATTTGCCGAGCTGCTGGAGGCTGCGGGAGTCGACACGGTTCCGGAACTGGCACAACGCAACGCCGGCGCGCTGGCGACGGCGCTGTCGTCAAAGAACGAAGAAAAGAAGCTTACCCGCCGGACGCCTGGCGAGGATCAAGTGAAGGACTGGATTGCCCAGGCTAAGGCCCTGCCGAGGGCCATTGAATACTAG